Genomic DNA from Catellatospora sp. TT07R-123:
GAACCTGAAGGAGCTGCGTCCCGGCACCGTACGCATCCTCTTCGCCTTCGACCCCTGGCGCGCCAGCATCCTGCTCGTCGCGGGCGACAAGGCCGGGCAGTGGAACGCCTGGTACCGGGACGCCATCCCCCTGGCCGAGCAGCGCTACGAGATCTATCTGAAGGAACGGGCGCAAGAGGAGGGAGGACGGCCATGAGCAGCTACGTCCGGTGGAAGGACATTCGCGGCGAATACGTCACCCGCGCCGGCGGCGAGCAGGCCGTGGAGGCGGGCAAGCAGGAACTCGTCAACGAGATGCTCGGACATCGCCTGGCCGAGGTGCGCCGTTCCCGAGGTCTGACCCAGCAGGAGGTGGCGGACCGCATGGGGGTGACGAAGGGGCGCGTGTCCCAGATTGAGCAGGGCAAGATTTCCGGCCAGGATGTGCTCGCCCGCTTCGCCGCCGCGCTCGGTGGACGCCTGCACCAGGCGATCTACTTCGACGACGGCAACATCGCCGCCATCGCATAGGACCCGCTCCGCCTTCGCCGCGGCGGTCGGCTGGGGCGGGAAGGGCCACAGCCGACCGCGTGCGCACGGTCAGAGGATGCCGCGGGCGGCGAAGGCGGCCTGGACCTGGGCGGCGGCCGCGGGGCCGTACAGGCGCTGCGCCGTGGCGACGGTGGTGGCCGCCGCGTCGTGGAAGCTGGTGTCGGCGGCGAAGCCGAACTGGGCCTCGACGATCACCGTGCTGCCCGCGACGTCGCCGAGCGCGTGGTGCACGTCCCACAGCGCCCGCGACCAGATCTCGCCGTCGGCGTGCACCTCGCCGCGCACGTCGGCCGGGTACATCTTGTTCCCGTCGAGCCGCCGCAGGCAGTGCGGGGCGGCGGTGTACGGCGTCGAGTCCCAGTCGGCCACGCACGCCTCGTCGGTGGCGGTCGGCACCCCGGTGGCCCAGTCGGTCACCACGACCGCCAGGTAGTCGCCGAAGGCCTCGCCGATCGCCCCGGACTCCAGGTCGGTGCCGAAGCCGGGGACCTGGGCGTCCTGCACCGAGTGGCCGTACTCGTGGATGATCACCTCGGCGTCCTCGGCGTCGTCGACGCCGCCCTTGCCGAGGGTGATGTTGGCCTTGTCGTCGCGGAAGAACGAGTTGTCGCCGCCGTACTGGTCGATGCGCAGCTCGATCTGGCGCTGGTTGACCGGCCGCAGCGTGCTGCCGAAGCCGAGGTGCTGGAGGTAGTGCTGGGCGGTGGTGACCCAGTAGTACCCCATGACCTGCTCGAACTGGTCCTTGTCCCGGTGCCAGTCGGCGAAGGAGCCGTTCCCGGCCAGGGCCCGCTGGCCGGTCTTGCTCTTGACGACGACGTACGCGCCGGTGAGGGTGCCGGAGCCGTCGAGGTCGGTCAGCGTCACCCGCCGGTACGCCGCCGCGAACGCCGGGCTGTCGGCGTCCTTGGCGTCGGCCAGGTTCTGGTCGCCCAGCTGCTGGACCGGGTTCGGGTAGAACACGGTGCCGGTCGCGGTGGCTCCGAAGCCGCCACCGGCCTGGGCGGCACCCCCGGTGACGGCGGTGGTGACCGCCACGGTCAGCGCGGCGGCGACGGCCGTCCCGCGGAGCTTGGACAACTGCATGTCTGCCTCCCCTGTGAGATGTGCCCAGCCTATGGACGACGGTCCGCGCCCCGATTCATCCGACCCACCGACCACGATGTCGCGCCCGTGACACGTGGCAGGTCCGGCATACAACCCCCGTGGCGGCCGGGACCGTCTGAGGTCTGCAATGGACACCTAGGACGGGGGTGCCGATGGCATCGGAAAGAACCCGCCAGCGGGATGCCGACTTCTCGGAGTTCGTCTCGGCGCAGCTGCCGACGCTGCGCCGGACGGCATACCTGCTGTGCGGAGACTCCCACCGGGCCGACGACCTGGTGCAGGAGGCGGTCACCAAGCTCTACGTGCGGTGGCACCGCCTCGGCGACATCGAGCGGCTGGACCGCTACCTGCGCACCATGCTGGTGCGCGAGTTCCTCAACGAGCGGCGCCTGTCCTGGGCGAAGGTGCTGCTGTTCGGGAAGCCGGTGTACGAGCCCGAGGCCAGGGCCGACGACACCGAGCAGCGGCTGGCCGTACGCGCCGCGCTGGCGCGGGTGCCCGCGCGGCAGCGGGCCGTGCTGGTGCTGCGGTTCCTGTGCGACCTGCCCGTCGACGAGGTCGCGCTGCTGCTGGGCTGCACCGCCGGAACGGTGAAGAGCCAGACCTCACACGGCCTGGCCACGCTGCGCGGCCACCTGGGCGACCGGGTCGACCTGATCCCTGTTCTGGCTGAATCAAGGAGTTGACATTGGACAACGAGGATGAATACGGCCGCCGGCTGCTCCAGCCGCTGGCCGGGGAACCGCCCGTCCCGTCGCGGATCGACCTGTCCCAGGTGGTCGCGGCCGGGCGCAGGCGGCGGCGGACCCGCCACGCGGTGGGTACGACCGGCCTGCTCGCGGTCGCCATGGCCGCGGTGATGGCGGTGCCGGTGGTCATCCACCGCGCGTCGGCCGACCAGGCCGCCGCACCGGGCGCGTCCCGTTCGGGTACGGCGTCCGCGGCCGCGTCGCCCAGCCAGGCCGCATCCCGCTACGACCGCGGCGACGCCCCGCCGCTGCCGACCGCGTGCAAGGCCACGGAGCTGCCCTCCCCCGGCGGCGGCCACAGCTACGCCCGCGCGGTCGACCCGAGCGGGCACTACGTCGCCTACCGCACCTACATCAACGGGACCAACGCGCGGATCTGGCACGACGGGCAGGTCGTCGACGTGCCGATGCCCGGCGAGGACAACGGGTTCGAGGCGGTCAACGCCTCGGGCGTCGCGGTCGGCGTGACCTTCGTCGGCGAGTCGCCCGGCGTGACCGCGATGGTGTACCGCGACGGCGGTGTGGCGAAGCTGCCCGGCGCCGACGGGGCCGCCCCGAGCGGCGTCAACGCCGCCGGGGTCGTCGTGGGCGAGAAGGGCGGCAACCCGGTCGTGTGGCGCTCGCTGACCAGCCGCCCCGAACCGCTGCCGCTGCCCAAGGGCTTCACCCAGGGCAGCGCCAACGACGTCGACGACGACGGCATGATCGTGGGCCACGTCTCCAAAGGCGGCGACCGCACCGCGTATGTGTGGTCGGCGTCCGGCAAGGGACGGGCGCTGCCCGCGCCGGTGCTGGGCGGGGTCACCGCGACCGACACCGACGCCCGGAAGATCACCAACGGCTGGGTCACGGGTTACGCCACGTTCCCCGGCAAGCAGGTCAACTCGGTGCGCTGGGACCTGGCCACCGGCAAGGTCGTGTCGTTGCCGAAGCTGACGTGGAGCAACGACGTCAGCCGGTACGGCTGGGTGACCGGCATGAGCACGAAGAACCAGGCGGTGCTGACCGACGGCACCCGGTACCTGGTGCTGGAAGAGATCTTCCCCCGGTACCCGGAGTACGGGATGAACTTCGGGGAGTCGATCAGCGACGACGGCCTGGTCATCGTCGGGCAGAACGACGACGGCGGCCACGACGGGCTCCAGCGCGCCCTGGTCTGGCACTGCTCGTAGACCGAGCCGAAGAGGGGCGCCCAGGTCACCCTGAGCGCCCCTCTGCGGAGGTTGGTAGGGGCACCTTCCACATCGGATTCCGATCAGAAGGTGCCCTTCCTTACTTCAGTTCACCAGGCCGAGGGGGCCGGGGGCACGACGACCGGCGGGCGGTCGTCGCAGGTGATGGTGTTCGGCAGCTCCCACGAGGCGAACCAGGGGCCGGTGGTGCCGCCACCGTCGTTGCCGCCCAGGTCGTTGAAGGAGAACTCCGAACCGGCGGGCGTGAAGTGGAACGACCCGCAGTTGTTGATGCCGACCGCGCCCACGTTGCGGGCGTCCACGTTCTCGAACGAGGCCGAGCCGGCCGCGCGGGCGCTGACCACCGAGGTGCCGGTGCCGTCGACGCGGACGTCCTTGAAGTGCACGTTCGAGATCGAGTACAGGTCCTTCACCGGCCAGTCGCTGACCAGCATGATCGCGTTGTAGGTGCTGTCCAGGAAGTGGTCGCCCACGACCTGGATGTCGGCGTCGATGCTGCGCTCCAGCGCGAGGAACCAGATGGCCCCGAGGCCGATGTTCCAGTTCAGCTCGTACGTGCCGGCGCGCACGGTGGTGTTGTTCGTGATCGCCAGCGTGCCGGTGAACGGCTGGGCGCCGAAGCGCGAGCCGACGTGCAGGCCGCTGCCCTCGCGGATCGGGTCGGCGATCAGGTTGTTCGACACCGTGTTGTCGGTGCCGCCGTAGATCGCGATGCCGTTGGCCAGGGTCGGGGTCTGGATGGTGTTGTGGTCGAAGACGTTGTTCGCGTCCGCGACCTGGTCGGACCACATGGCCAGGCCGTCGTCACCGGTGTTGCGGATGAAGGTGTTGGACACCGACGAGCCGGTGACGCCCTTGCGGAAGTTGATCGCGTCGGCGATCTGGTCCGCGATGATGCTGTTGGTGATCTTCAGGTTGTCCATCGGACCGTCGAACCACATGCCCACCTTGGTGTGGTGGATGTAGAGACCGTCGATGGTGGAGTCGCTCAGCGAACCGCCGACGCCGTTGACCTGGTCGGTGTCGATGCGCTCGCGGACGTCGCCCTCGATCGCGAACCCGGACAGGTGCACGTCGCTGCTGCCGCCGGCCTCGGCGTACTTGCCGTAGAAGCCGACCCCGGTGTGCACCGAACCGTCGGCGGCGGGGGTGCTCAGCGCGACCTCGCTGCCCTTGATCACGGTGTACCAGTTGCCGGCGCCCTCGATCGTCACGTCGTCGACGATGATGTGCCGGTTGACCTGGAACACGCCCGGCGGGACGTAGACGCTGAGGCCGAACCGCTTGGCGAAGGCGATCGCCTGGTCGAACGCGTTCGCCGAGTCACGCCGACCGGTCGGGTCGGCACCGAACAGCAGCACGTTCGCCGCGATCAGGCGCACCTTGGGCGCGCCGACCAGCTCGGAGTCGAGCAGGTCGATCGTGGTCGTGGCGGCGTTGGTGCCGGCCGGGGCGGTGAGCCGGATCTTGTCGCCCGCCTTGTACGTCTTGCCGAGCAGCAGGCGCTGCTCGTCGTAGAAGTGCATGGGGCGGAACGGGGTGCTGATGACCGGCGCCGGGTCGGTGTACTGCGGCACGCAGCCGCACTCGGTGATCCACCAGTCGGCGTGCAGCAGTCCGGCGGTGGGGTCGTTGCTGAACGGGTACTGGTTGTACAGCCACGCGTACTGCGAGGTCAGCGTCATGGTCTTCTTGCTCTTGCCGTTGACCGTGACGTCCAGCGGCGCGGTGATGCCGCCGCCGGTCGGCGCGTCCGGGATGCTGTAGCGCACCGTGATCGCGTTGGCGGCGCTGGGCAGCGTGAACTCCACGTACTGCCCGGGGGTCAGCTGCACGGCCTTGCGGCCCGAGGCTTCCGCAGCCAGCGTGTACGCGGCCCGGCCGCTGATGACCGAACCGTTGTGGACCGCGTTCTCGGCCTCCTGCTCGGCGAAGGCCACGGCGGCACCGCGACCGGCGACGAGCGACGGGTCGAGCGCCGCCCGGGTCACGACCGGGGCGGCGGGGGCGTTCGCGGCCAGAGCCGGGACGGCGTTGCCGACCACGAGGCTCAGGCCGACGGCGGCCGTGGTGGCGGAGGCGACGGCCACCGGCGCCCAACGCCGACCGGACCACCTCGCTCCTGTGATGCTCCGAGACATCGATTTGACTCGTTTCTGTCGGAGGGGTGAACGCCAAAGACGCTCTCGGCGGAGCGGACGCCAGGAGGTGAAGCTGACTCTAAGTTGCCGATGTCTGCTCCCACAAGAACCCCTTGAAATCTTTCCGTAACCTTGCCCGGCAGATTCGTATGTCCATTTGGTTATTGCGCTCTTGTCGCAAGTCGTTGCGCAGGCGCCTCGGCCGAAGAGATCGACCCGGCCGTCCGTAGGGAGCATCCCCGACAACCTCCGGAGAGACAGAAGGCGTCCGGCAGGCGAGGATCGAAACCTGTTGTCCACGGCACTGGGAGCGCGGCGTGTACCCGACCGAACCGAACGCACAGCCCGAACCTGCGCCACACCGGGCCGCCCACGCGGCCGATGTGGACGACACCGAGCCGCTGGCGCTGCCCGCCGCCGAGACCGACCGGGCACCCGCGCCACCGGCCGAACCCCAGCCCGAGCCGGTCGCCGCGCGACCGCGGCGCGAGTGGCCCAGACTCGAACTCGGCCGACGCCTGCGCGTGCTGGCCGGGGTGGACGAGGCGCTGCTGGACCGGGTGCCGCAGGAGCGCGCCTGGTACACCTCGCTGGGCGGCGTGGTGCTGGGCACCGCGACCATCGCGGCGTTCTCCATGTTCTTCGCGATCAGCCAGGCGATCGGCGGCTCGCACTGGCTGGTGGTCGTGCCGGTCGCGGTGTGGTTCCTGTTCATCCTCAACGTCGACCGCTGGCTGGTCTCCAGCCGGCTGGGCCTGGGCTGGTTCCGCCGCGTGCCGGTGCTGGTGATGCGCGTGCTGATGGCGGTCTTCTTCGGCATCGTCATCGCGGAGCCGCTGGTGCTGAAGATCTTCGAGACCGCGGTGGTGCAGCACGTCGCCGACCAGCGCACCGAGCACCTGGCCGAGCTGGCCGGGCGGCTGAAGGTGTGCAACCCGGTGCCCGGCTCGGCCGACGCCGCCCCGGGCGACTGCAAGGCCACCGAGACGTTCAACTTCGACCAGTCGCCCGTCGCGACGCTGCGCGAGCTCCAGACGCGCCGCGCCGACGCCGACGCGCTGATCAAGACCATCGACGCCGACTCGGCGCAGCTGCGGACCATCAACGACATGGCCCGGCGCGAGTGCGTCGGCGACTCCGGGCCCGGCCTGACCGGGCAGCGCGGCGTCGGCCCCAACTGCCGGCGGCTGCGCCAGGAGGCGGACACGTTCGCCCGCAACCACGACATCGACGGCAACAGCGCGAAGCTGGCGGCGCTGCGTACGCGGATCTCGGAGCTGGAGACGTCCGCCAACGCCAGCCACGCCGCCTTCGAGGCCGAGCGCGAGACGAAGATCAAGGCCCGGGTCGAGGAGGAGCGCAGCCACCAGGGCGCCATCGGCCTGCTGGAGCGGCTCGGCGCGCTGCACGACCTGGCCGACAGCAGCGGCGTGCTGGCTGTCGGCATCTGGGCCGTGCGCATCTTCTTCATCCTGGTCGACTGCATGCCGATCCTGGTGAAGTTCGTCGGCGGCACCACGACCTACGACCGGCTCGTGTCCCAGCAGCTCGCGGTGGCCGAACGCGACCTCAACCACGACATCGAGGCCGAGTACGTCGAGCGCGAGGCGGCGCTGCGCAAGCGCAAGGCCGAGATCGACCTGGAGGTGCTGGAGCACAAGGCCGAGCTCAACGCCCGCCTGCACCGCGCCGCCGACCGCCTCAGCGAGCGGGTCTGAACTCCCCGGACCGAGCGGCCTAGGGACATCCCGAGGGCCGCCACCGCCACCAGCCGCAATCCCGACATGCACGGGAGTTCCAGGCGAGCCGTTGAGATCGTCCTCGGCATGTTGCGAAGAACTCTCGCCATCACCA
This window encodes:
- a CDS encoding glycosyl hydrolase family 28-related protein; protein product: MSRSITGARWSGRRWAPVAVASATTAAVGLSLVVGNAVPALAANAPAAPVVTRAALDPSLVAGRGAAVAFAEQEAENAVHNGSVISGRAAYTLAAEASGRKAVQLTPGQYVEFTLPSAANAITVRYSIPDAPTGGGITAPLDVTVNGKSKKTMTLTSQYAWLYNQYPFSNDPTAGLLHADWWITECGCVPQYTDPAPVISTPFRPMHFYDEQRLLLGKTYKAGDKIRLTAPAGTNAATTTIDLLDSELVGAPKVRLIAANVLLFGADPTGRRDSANAFDQAIAFAKRFGLSVYVPPGVFQVNRHIIVDDVTIEGAGNWYTVIKGSEVALSTPAADGSVHTGVGFYGKYAEAGGSSDVHLSGFAIEGDVRERIDTDQVNGVGGSLSDSTIDGLYIHHTKVGMWFDGPMDNLKITNSIIADQIADAINFRKGVTGSSVSNTFIRNTGDDGLAMWSDQVADANNVFDHNTIQTPTLANGIAIYGGTDNTVSNNLIADPIREGSGLHVGSRFGAQPFTGTLAITNNTTVRAGTYELNWNIGLGAIWFLALERSIDADIQVVGDHFLDSTYNAIMLVSDWPVKDLYSISNVHFKDVRVDGTGTSVVSARAAGSASFENVDARNVGAVGINNCGSFHFTPAGSEFSFNDLGGNDGGGTTGPWFASWELPNTITCDDRPPVVVPPAPSAW
- a CDS encoding DUF4407 domain-containing protein; its protein translation is MYPTEPNAQPEPAPHRAAHAADVDDTEPLALPAAETDRAPAPPAEPQPEPVAARPRREWPRLELGRRLRVLAGVDEALLDRVPQERAWYTSLGGVVLGTATIAAFSMFFAISQAIGGSHWLVVVPVAVWFLFILNVDRWLVSSRLGLGWFRRVPVLVMRVLMAVFFGIVIAEPLVLKIFETAVVQHVADQRTEHLAELAGRLKVCNPVPGSADAAPGDCKATETFNFDQSPVATLRELQTRRADADALIKTIDADSAQLRTINDMARRECVGDSGPGLTGQRGVGPNCRRLRQEADTFARNHDIDGNSAKLAALRTRISELETSANASHAAFEAERETKIKARVEEERSHQGAIGLLERLGALHDLADSSGVLAVGIWAVRIFFILVDCMPILVKFVGGTTTYDRLVSQQLAVAERDLNHDIEAEYVEREAALRKRKAEIDLEVLEHKAELNARLHRAADRLSERV
- a CDS encoding type II toxin-antitoxin system RelE/ParE family toxin yields the protein MEPDEWEIYVVEEVRDWIDGLDGATQARVVQAIDLLAEIGPGLGRPLVDTIHGTSVANLKELRPGTVRILFAFDPWRASILLVAGDKAGQWNAWYRDAIPLAEQRYEIYLKERAQEEGGRP
- a CDS encoding M36 family metallopeptidase, yielding MQLSKLRGTAVAAALTVAVTTAVTGGAAQAGGGFGATATGTVFYPNPVQQLGDQNLADAKDADSPAFAAAYRRVTLTDLDGSGTLTGAYVVVKSKTGQRALAGNGSFADWHRDKDQFEQVMGYYWVTTAQHYLQHLGFGSTLRPVNQRQIELRIDQYGGDNSFFRDDKANITLGKGGVDDAEDAEVIIHEYGHSVQDAQVPGFGTDLESGAIGEAFGDYLAVVVTDWATGVPTATDEACVADWDSTPYTAAPHCLRRLDGNKMYPADVRGEVHADGEIWSRALWDVHHALGDVAGSTVIVEAQFGFAADTSFHDAAATTVATAQRLYGPAAAAQVQAAFAARGIL
- a CDS encoding helix-turn-helix domain-containing protein — protein: MSSYVRWKDIRGEYVTRAGGEQAVEAGKQELVNEMLGHRLAEVRRSRGLTQQEVADRMGVTKGRVSQIEQGKISGQDVLARFAAALGGRLHQAIYFDDGNIAAIA
- a CDS encoding SigE family RNA polymerase sigma factor: MASERTRQRDADFSEFVSAQLPTLRRTAYLLCGDSHRADDLVQEAVTKLYVRWHRLGDIERLDRYLRTMLVREFLNERRLSWAKVLLFGKPVYEPEARADDTEQRLAVRAALARVPARQRAVLVLRFLCDLPVDEVALLLGCTAGTVKSQTSHGLATLRGHLGDRVDLIPVLAESRS